One region of Trichosurus vulpecula isolate mTriVul1 chromosome 1, mTriVul1.pri, whole genome shotgun sequence genomic DNA includes:
- the MYDGF gene encoding LOW QUALITY PROTEIN: myeloid-derived growth factor (The sequence of the model RefSeq protein was modified relative to this genomic sequence to represent the inferred CDS: inserted 2 bases in 1 codon), whose amino-acid sequence MADWRRGRGGAGHVATASSDVEXTLPRPPRGSPNVSLSAPRQRFLPSQPPARMAAPRGTGSSGAPGPRPWASLLLLLATATAAAAAGSSDGDRTVEFDVRPGGVVHSFSQSHGQAGGHTCTFTYASQGGTNEQWQMSLDLSDDSRLLTCVIWRPQGKSYLFFTQFKAEVQGAEVEYGMAYSKASTGKDADVPLKPEEFEVTSTAVTHRQGAFRSELSKIVLVARTGHVEL is encoded by the exons ATGGCGGACTGGcggcgggggcggggaggggccGGTCACGTGGCCACCGCGAGCTCTGACGTGGA CACGCTCCCTCGCCCGCCGCGCGGCTCGCCTAACGTGTCCCTCTCGGCGCCCCGTCAGCGTTTCCTTCCGTCCCAGCCTCCGGCCCGAATGGCGGCGCCCAGAGGCACCGGCAGCAGCGGCGCCCCCGGCCCACGCCCCTGGGCCTCACTCCTCCTGCTCCTGGCCACGGccacggcggcggcggcggcgggcaGCAGTGACGGTGACCGCACCGTGGAGTTTGACGTGCGGCCCGGCGGGGTGGTGCACTCCTTCTCGCAGAGCCACGGGCAGGCG GGAGGGCACACCTGCACATTCACGTATGCTTCTCAAGGTGGGACTAATGAG CAATGGCAAATGAGCCTGGACCTCAGTGATGACAGCCGACTCCTCACCTGCGTCATTTGGAG gccCCAGGGAAAGTCTTACCTGTTCTTTACTCAGTTTAAGGCAGAAGTGCAGGGAGCAGAAGTTGAATACGGCATGGCTTAT TCTAAAGCTTCAACTGGAAAAGATGCAGATGTTCCCTTGAAACCTGAAGAATTTGAAGTGACCAGCACAGCAG tgacccACAGGCAAGGAGCATTCCGATCTGAACTGTCCAAAATTGTGTTAGTGGCCAGAACAGGCCACGTTGAACTGTGA